From the genome of Terriglobales bacterium:
GGTCAGCGATCCCGGCGCCGATGCCGACGCCGTGCTGAACGGCAACGTCATCGCCGTCTCTGCCTCGCCTCTCACCTTCGACTCGACCACCGGCCGCGCTTCGAGCATGCTCGTCACCGTCGCCATTGACGTGCGCCTGGTGGACCGCAAGGGCGCCATCCTCTACCAGAACCCGAACTACATTTTTCGCGACGAGTACCAGGTGTCGCGCGAAATCTCCAGCTTCTTCGAGGAGCAGTCACCCGCGCTCGACCGCCTGGCGCGCGACTTCTCCCGCACGCTGGTGAGCAACATCCTGGAGGCGTACTGATGCCGCGTGCCTTCTCGCCGTCGGAAAAGTTCGAGTCCGACGTCAAGGCCCGCAAGCTGCGCCCCGCCTACGTCCTCATCGGCGACGAAGCCTTCTTCCGCCGCCGCTGCCGCGACGCCATCCTCCAGCACCTGGTCCCGCCCGACCTGCGCGAGTTCAGCGTTTACGAGTTCGAACTCGGCGAAACCAGCCTCCACGAAATCCTCGACCGCGCCCGAACGCCCTCGCTGATGGCGCCGTTCCAGGTGTTCTTCATCCGCGGCGTGAAGTCGCTCTACACCCGCGGCTCGCACGAGGCGGAGTTCGACGCCATCGCCGAATACGTGAAGGACCCCAACCCCGACGCCATGCTGGTCTTCATCGCCGACCACATTTCCATTCCCGCCGACGCCCGCCGCATGGAGCTGAGCGACCGCGACCGCTACGAGCGCATCCGCGAGACGCTCGGCGAATGCTGCGGCATGGTGGAACTGGCGCGCGTCGAGGACGCGGAAGCCGTGCGCTGGGCGCTGGAGACGGCGCAAGCCGCCGGCGTCAAGCTCGAGCCAGACGCCGCCCGCGAACTGGTGGACGCCCTCGGCAGCGACATGATGATGATCGCCTCCGAGCTGGAAAAACTCATGCTCTACGCCGGCGAGCGCAAGCGCGTCACCCTGGGCGACGTGGAAACGCTCGTCCTCGCCGCCAAGCAGCGCTCGCTCTACGAGCTCACCGACGCGATCTCGGCGAAAGACCGCGTCCGTGCCCTGGCCACGCTGGACGCGATCCTCAGCAGCGGCGACGGCGACGAAGCCGCCATCGGCCACCTCTACATGCTGGCCAAGACCTTCCGCCAGATGCTGGTCATCAGCGAGCGCAACGTGCGCGACTCGCGCATGCTCTACCAGGCGATGTGGCAGGGCTTCCGCGTGCCGCCCTTCGCCGCTGACGACGTGATTCGCCAGGCCCGCCGCTACAAGTCGCGCCGCGAACTGACCCGCGCCCTGCGCCTCATCGCCCGCGCCGACCTGCGGCTCCGCTCCAGCCCGCCCAGCCGCCGCCTGGTCCTGGAAAACCTGGTCCTCGCCCTCGCCTCCGAACCCGCCACGCCCGCCGGGGCGGTGTGGCAGCAGGAGGAGCTGAGCGTGTGATACAGCGCTGCTGGCTGCCGGCTTCCAGCTGCTGGCTGTTGCGTGCTCGCACCGTCAGCGCCAAGCGACCACCGCTATTTACCTCGTCCGGATTGCTTCTGCCGGCTCCGGTCGTGGGTTTGGCCAGCAGCTGGCAGCCAGCAGCGATTTCCCGTTGTCAGAGTCTCTGCCGTCGGTGAGAATACCTGTTCTCCCAGGGGAGCAGAGGGCCAGCCAATGTGCCGAGTGCGGGCAGTCGCCGTCGCAGTTGGGCTAGTTGTGTGTGCGTTCGCCGCCCAGCGGGCGCAGGCCGACTGCAAAGTCCAGGCCGTCACCTTCCTCAAGAGCAACTTCTTTATCGCCGATGACACGGCCAACAATCCCAACGTGGGCCTGGTCTTCACGCCCGCGCCCAATGTAGCCGGCAACTCCATTGGTCTTCCGATTTCGGCCGAAGGCCTGACCGAGCGCGTCGCCGATCTTCTGATTTACGACGACGGCGTGGCGCCCTCCTGCTTCCAGCCCGGCCAGACGATCACGCTCACCTACAACGCGCGCATTACCATTCCGGCTGTCACCGATCTCGACGTGAATCTCGGCGCCGTTCTGGATATCTATGACAGTTGCCAGTTTCATCCCGGCCAGGGCTCATGTCCCCCGGTCGGCCCGCCGTTTTCCGTCTTCAGTACGACCACCGTCGCCAACGCCACCAACGGCAATCCGCAAACGATCATCAGCCTCGCCATCGGCACGTTCGGTGGATTGCCCGGCGGAAGCCCTGGAGACCTGACCACGGGCCTGGAAGGCTCCGCCATTCGCATTCGCAACCTGCGCGCCGATGCCACCTTGCTCGCGGGGCCGGGAGGCCTGCCGACCTCACCGGGCATCTTTGCGCGCATTTCCGCCACTCAGGGAGCGCTCAACGGCACGCCCGCCGCGGTCATCGTCGGCGACGTCAAGCCCATCATCGCCTTCGGCGCCGGGCTCAGGTTTTCCGGCACGGGACTGCAGAACGCCAACGCCACGCTCGCCAACCCGGCGCAGTTCGGATTCGCGGAAAACTTCGGCGCCGCGTTTCGCCTGCCCTCCAACACCGGCGTGATCGCTGACATCCCAGACGGCGCCACCAGTCTCGTCTTCCGCGCCGATTCGGTTCCGCCCGGCGTCACCATCACGTTCCCCGGCAGCATGAGCACGTCGGCGCAGCCCGGACTGCTGCCCGGCGCGGGCATCATCTTCACCGCGCGCGGCGGCCAGCCCGCGCCCTGCGTCGGCCCCGGCTCATGCACCGCGGTTTACGACACGACGGCGAACGGCGCCGCCCAAGCCACGCTCATCGTCAACACCGCGCTGCTGCCCGACGACGGCAGCACCGGCAATACACCCGCCATCGGCGTGAAGATTGGCTCGTCCTCGGGCTTCGGCACCGCGAGCATCTCGGCGTTCATTTCGCCCACGGTCACCAAAGCGTTCAACGGCGACGACCAGGCGCAGTTCCCGCTGAACCAGCCGTGTCCATCACCGGTTCCCCCAGGCCAGCAGTGTCCCACCACGCCGCAGTACACCAGCAACACCGTCCCGGCCGGCGGCGCCAGCCGGCAGATTTTCAGCGGGACATGGTTCACGGTGAATTCCGTCGTCCCTGTCGCGGTGGTCACGCCCGCCAGCATCAACTTTGGGACGCAAGTCATCGGCGTTTCCGGCGCGGGCAAGACGGTGACCATCAGCAACGCTGCAAACGCCACCGCGCTGAACATCGCGAGCATCGCCATCGCCGGCGCCAACGCCGCCGAGTTCACTCAAACCAATCCTTGCCCGGCAACGCTCGCGCCGGGAGCGAGTTGCGCCATCAACGTTGTCTTCTCGCCGTTTTCGGCCGGCTCGCGCACGGCCACGCTGGTCATCACCGACGACGCGCCGGGCAGCCCGCACACCGTCGCTCTCACCGGCGTCTCGCTCTCGGCCGCTCCGGTGCCGGTCGTGAACTCGCTCAGCCCGTCGGTCTTGCTGGCCGGCGGCGGCGCGTTTACGCTGACGGTCAACGGCTCGGGATTCGTGACCGGCGCCGTGCTGCGCTGGAACGGAAGCCCGCGGCCTACGACGGTGCTCGGCGAAACACGGCTCACCGCGCAGATCACCGCTGACGATATCGCCACCGCATCTACCGCCGCCATCATCGTATTGAATCCCTCGCCCGGCGGCGGCCCATCGAACCTGGTTAGCCTGCAGATCCTCCCAGGCCCCGTGCCCACCACGCCGTTTGTGGCCATCGTGCCTCATATCGTGAAGGGCGGGGGATTCGTGACCAAGATCACCATCGTCAACCTCAGCGTGAACAACAACACGCTGAGCATCAATACCATCGACCAGTCGGGAACGCTGCTGGAAGCCAGCAACGTTGGCCTCGCGGGCTCAGGCAGCATGCGCATTGTCACGTCGGAGCAGGAGCGCTTCGGCCCCACCATCATTCGCTGGATGGCGATCGGATCGCAGGCGCCAATCGCTGTGAATGTGTTCTTCGAAATCAGTTTGGGCGGCGGCCCGCCGGCCATCGTCAACACAGTCGGCTTTAACGACCCGCCGCAGCTCACCGAGTTCACGCTGCCGGTGGAGTTTGAGCCCAAGCCGGCCAACGCCAACATCGGACGCACCGTTGGCCTGGCGCTCGCCAACGTCTCCGGACAGACGAACACGGTGACGATGAAGCTGGTCGACCCGAACGGCGCCACCGTCGCCGCCAGGACGCTCACCATCGGCGCCTACTCGCAGACGGCGGTTGATCTGGCTGCGCCCGATTTGTTCGGGCCCGTGCTCCCCAACGCAAACTTTGTCGGCACGATGATCATCAGCGCGACGGCGCCGGTGTCGGCCGTGGCCCTGCTCGACGACTTCGGCCCGTTCTCGGCCATTCCGGTGATCAAAGGGAAACCGCAATAGGAACGCTGTCGCCTTTCCGCTCTCCGCCAAAACAACGCGCGAGGGCGCCCCACGTTCGGCCGCGTTCTTGGCGGCGCGAACGCGGGGTAACGACCGTTCAGTTCTCCAAAGAGCGGGACAAAAAGTAAAAACGGCAGGTCGCAAGGCCTGCCGCAACGGGAAACTCGGAACCTGAAACTTTGAAGCTGCTTTACTTGGCTGCCAGCTTGTTCAGCCGCGCGCTGAGGCGCGCCTTGTAGCGCGACGCGGTGTTCTTGTGCAGAACGCCCTTGCTGGCCGACTTATCGATCACCGACACCACCCCGCCAAACGCCTGCCGTGCCTGCTCCAGGTTGCCGGCGTTGAGGGCGTCACGCAGCCGGCGGAGCGCGGTGCGCAGCCGCGAGGCGTGGGCCCGGTTGCGGACGGTACGAACTTCTGTCTGGCGCGCTCGCTTGAGCGCCGAAAAATGATTTGCCATTTCTGCTGATCTTCCTAAGTCTTTGAGCTGATTGACCGAACCGACTTATTCTACGTGAGAGCAGATGCCGCGGTCAAACCGCAGTTTCCAGCTTCCGGCTGCTTCCCGGCGCCCGCCGCGCACATCTAATTCAATCAGGTGGGGTATTCGCGACGGTTAACGTCCTCATGTTGACTGGCCAACCTGGTAGAGGTAGGCTACGCCCAATGTTTGTTGCTTCTGCCGAAGCGACCCGTCGGCGCCCACCTTCTCATTACCATCCCAACCCCGGATCGTGCGCGCGTTCGTGCCATTGTGTTTTTGCCCCGGAGGCGGCCCCAAGAGCTTAGATGAAGAAGAACATTGAGATCACTCCCAACATCGAGACCCTGTTCGGCACTCGTGATGAAAACCTGCACCTGCTGGAAGACGGCCTGAAGGTCTCCATCGCCCTGAAGTCCGACTCGGTTGAGATCGAAGGCGCCGCCCGCGACGTGGCCCGCGCCGAGCAGGTTTTCTCCGACTACGACCACCTCCAGCGCTCCGGCTACAGCTTCACCAACGGTGATCTCGGCTCCATGCTGCGCATTCTCACCTCCGACGCGAACGCCACCCTGCGCGGACTCGCCGAAGCGGGACGCCAGCGCGCCGTCGGCAAACGCAGCATCCAGCCCAAGGGCATCAACCAGCGGCGGTACCTGGAGGCCATCGAGAAGAACGACATGGTCTTCGGCATCGGCCCGGCCGGCACCGGCAAGACCTACCTCGCCGTCGCCATGGCGCTGGCCGCGCTCGCCGCCAAGCGCGTGAACCGCATCGTGCTGGCCCGCCCGGCGGTCGAGGCCGGCGAGCGCCTGGGCTTTTTGCCCGGCACGCTCCAGGAAAAAGTCGATCCTTACCTGCGCCCGCTCTACGACGCGCTCTACGACATGATGGATCCCGAGAAGGTGGACCGCTACTTCGAGAAGAACATCATCGAGGTCGCGCCCATCGCCTTCATGCGCGGACGCACGCTGAACGACGCCTTCATCATCCTCGACGAGGCGCAGAACACCACCACCGAGCAGATGAAGATGTTCGTCACCCGCCTGGGCTTCAACGCCAAAGCGGTCATCACCGGCGACATCACGCAGATCGATCTGCCCGACCGCCGCCGCAGCGGGCTGCTGGAAGCCATCGACGTGCTCAAAAGCGTCGAAGGTCTCGTCTTCTGCTACTTCGATGAGAGCGACGTCGTGCGCCATCACCTAGTGCAGCGCATCATCCGCGCCTATGACGAGCAGAAGCCGAAGCAGGACACGCAAATGTCGCTCGAGTTGAGCGCCGTCAACGGCGCGCCGCCCCAGCAGCCGGCTTCCAGCGAACTCATCTTGCCGGAGAATGGTTTCACTGCGGGCGAGGGGAACGGCCGGTCGAAGCTCCCGGCGGAGGACTAACGCAGTGCGCAATTCCCGCGGGAGGGCAGTTCCTGGGCCCTCCCGTTCCATTTGCAGCGTGATTCTCGAAACCAAACTCGGAGGCATCAGCCGGACCGCCCTTCAGCGCTTCGCCGCGCGGGCACAGCGCGCCGCTGGCGTTCGCGGGCCGGTGAGTGTGCTTGTCACCGGCGGCAGGGAAGTGCGCCGTCTGAATCACAAGTTTCGCGGCAAAGACGAACCGACTGACGTGCTGTCGTTTCCTGCCGAAGACAACGGCGGCGATATCGCCATCTCCGCCGGCATCGCCAGGCGGCAGGGGGCGCGTCTCGGCCAT
Proteins encoded in this window:
- a CDS encoding LptE family protein; amino-acid sequence: MCLVLTALLLGATGCGYHTAGHAVRIPESIHTIAVPAFTNRTHTYKVEQTLTAAVVREFSSRTPYRVVSDPGADADAVLNGNVIAVSASPLTFDSTTGRASSMLVTVAIDVRLVDRKGAILYQNPNYIFRDEYQVSREISSFFEEQSPALDRLARDFSRTLVSNILEAY
- the holA gene encoding DNA polymerase III subunit delta, producing MPRAFSPSEKFESDVKARKLRPAYVLIGDEAFFRRRCRDAILQHLVPPDLREFSVYEFELGETSLHEILDRARTPSLMAPFQVFFIRGVKSLYTRGSHEAEFDAIAEYVKDPNPDAMLVFIADHISIPADARRMELSDRDRYERIRETLGECCGMVELARVEDAEAVRWALETAQAAGVKLEPDAARELVDALGSDMMMIASELEKLMLYAGERKRVTLGDVETLVLAAKQRSLYELTDAISAKDRVRALATLDAILSSGDGDEAAIGHLYMLAKTFRQMLVISERNVRDSRMLYQAMWQGFRVPPFAADDVIRQARRYKSRRELTRALRLIARADLRLRSSPPSRRLVLENLVLALASEPATPAGAVWQQEELSV
- a CDS encoding choice-of-anchor D domain-containing protein, whose product is MCAFAAQRAQADCKVQAVTFLKSNFFIADDTANNPNVGLVFTPAPNVAGNSIGLPISAEGLTERVADLLIYDDGVAPSCFQPGQTITLTYNARITIPAVTDLDVNLGAVLDIYDSCQFHPGQGSCPPVGPPFSVFSTTTVANATNGNPQTIISLAIGTFGGLPGGSPGDLTTGLEGSAIRIRNLRADATLLAGPGGLPTSPGIFARISATQGALNGTPAAVIVGDVKPIIAFGAGLRFSGTGLQNANATLANPAQFGFAENFGAAFRLPSNTGVIADIPDGATSLVFRADSVPPGVTITFPGSMSTSAQPGLLPGAGIIFTARGGQPAPCVGPGSCTAVYDTTANGAAQATLIVNTALLPDDGSTGNTPAIGVKIGSSSGFGTASISAFISPTVTKAFNGDDQAQFPLNQPCPSPVPPGQQCPTTPQYTSNTVPAGGASRQIFSGTWFTVNSVVPVAVVTPASINFGTQVIGVSGAGKTVTISNAANATALNIASIAIAGANAAEFTQTNPCPATLAPGASCAINVVFSPFSAGSRTATLVITDDAPGSPHTVALTGVSLSAAPVPVVNSLSPSVLLAGGGAFTLTVNGSGFVTGAVLRWNGSPRPTTVLGETRLTAQITADDIATASTAAIIVLNPSPGGGPSNLVSLQILPGPVPTTPFVAIVPHIVKGGGFVTKITIVNLSVNNNTLSINTIDQSGTLLEASNVGLAGSGSMRIVTSEQERFGPTIIRWMAIGSQAPIAVNVFFEISLGGGPPAIVNTVGFNDPPQLTEFTLPVEFEPKPANANIGRTVGLALANVSGQTNTVTMKLVDPNGATVAARTLTIGAYSQTAVDLAAPDLFGPVLPNANFVGTMIISATAPVSAVALLDDFGPFSAIPVIKGKPQ
- the rpsT gene encoding 30S ribosomal protein S20 produces the protein MANHFSALKRARQTEVRTVRNRAHASRLRTALRRLRDALNAGNLEQARQAFGGVVSVIDKSASKGVLHKNTASRYKARLSARLNKLAAK
- a CDS encoding PhoH family protein, translated to MKKNIEITPNIETLFGTRDENLHLLEDGLKVSIALKSDSVEIEGAARDVARAEQVFSDYDHLQRSGYSFTNGDLGSMLRILTSDANATLRGLAEAGRQRAVGKRSIQPKGINQRRYLEAIEKNDMVFGIGPAGTGKTYLAVAMALAALAAKRVNRIVLARPAVEAGERLGFLPGTLQEKVDPYLRPLYDALYDMMDPEKVDRYFEKNIIEVAPIAFMRGRTLNDAFIILDEAQNTTTEQMKMFVTRLGFNAKAVITGDITQIDLPDRRRSGLLEAIDVLKSVEGLVFCYFDESDVVRHHLVQRIIRAYDEQKPKQDTQMSLELSAVNGAPPQQPASSELILPENGFTAGEGNGRSKLPAED
- the ybeY gene encoding rRNA maturation RNase YbeY gives rise to the protein MILETKLGGISRTALQRFAARAQRAAGVRGPVSVLVTGGREVRRLNHKFRGKDEPTDVLSFPAEDNGGDIAISAGIARRQGARLGHSAAEEVKVLILHGMLHLAGHDHERDSGRMARLEERLRRRLGLPVALIARNRGAGGPA